ATTAGCGTGATGCTGAATGACAACTGGGAGGTCTAATGACCAAGTCAGAACTCATTGAAAAATTAGCGGAAAGTTTAACTCACATTCCAGCTAAAGATGTTGAATCTGCTATCAAAGAAATTCTGGAATTGATGGCGCAATCTTTATCGAAAGGAGAGCGTATTGAGATTCGAGGGTTTGGTAGTTTTTCTCTACACTATCGTGCACCACGTACTGGTCGTAACCCTAAGACTGGTGAAGCAGTAGAGCTTTCCGGTAAATATGTACCGCACTTTAAGCCGGGTAAAGAATTACGTGAACGCGTAAATGCTTCCTTTGCTTAGTTGCGAAAAATTATAAAAAACGGCATGCTTTCGCATGCCGTTTTTTTTGTCTTTGATTTTTTAAATATTTCCCAATTCTGATTGATTTAATGGTATTTTCATTACGTTGAATTGGACAATAATCATTGGATGTT
The nucleotide sequence above comes from Thalassotalea euphylliae. Encoded proteins:
- the ihfB gene encoding integration host factor subunit beta, which encodes MTKSELIEKLAESLTHIPAKDVESAIKEILELMAQSLSKGERIEIRGFGSFSLHYRAPRTGRNPKTGEAVELSGKYVPHFKPGKELRERVNASFA